A genomic segment from Necator americanus strain Aroian chromosome III, whole genome shotgun sequence encodes:
- a CDS encoding hypothetical protein (NECATOR_CHRIII.G11295.T1), which translates to MISLTVLAALILQGEACGGGSGCCARAPPPVASCGSGCQQGYQCGTYGCTRRKALSSLTTRIDGVIVGDDNGEQAHTAPLHEKAHVIANVTFERLTNPNFIFHSCCEARGLPDACLHYCHFNTYTADSLERMFRKEDKCPIEAAHEIHYCAAQGVDHTQCCAKNGVGETTAGNKCLALCDQRPNRITALNVSYLPCYDIFENMKRCFFVSIRTKAEGKFGSWRKAPESEALNLSKEF; encoded by the exons ATGATTTCGCTGACTGTCCTCGCCGCACTGATCTTGCAAGGAGAAGCT TGCGGAGGAGGTTCTGGCTGCTGCGCTCGTGCTCCTCCTCCTGTGGCCAGCTGTGGAAGTGGATGCCAACAAGGCTATCAATGCGGAACGTACGGATGTACAAGAAGAAAAGCTCTCTCGTCACTCACCACTAGAATT GATGGAGTGATTGTCGGCGACGATAATGGTGAACAAGCCCATACGGCACCTCTGCATGAGAAGGCTCACGTGATCGCGAACGTTACCTTTGAAAGACTGACG AATCCCAACTTCATATTCCACTCATGTTGCGAAGCCCGTGGTCTGCCAGACGCCTGTCTTCACTATTGCCATTTCAACACCTACACGGCAGATTCT CTTGAACGGATGTTCCGAAAGGAGGACAAATGCCCTATCGAAGCGGCTCATGAAATTCATTACTGCGCTGCACAAGGAGTCGACCATACTCAG tgCTGCGCCAAGAACGGGGTAGGGGAAACTACAGCTGGAAACAAATGTTTGGCTTTGTGCGACCAGAGACCAAATAG GATCACCGCCCTTAATGTCTCGTATCTCCCTTGCTACGACATTTTCGAGAATATGAagcgttgtttcttcgtttCGATTAG AACGAAGGCAGAGGGAAAGTTCGGAAGTTGGCGGAAAGCTCCTGAGTCCGAAGCATTAAATCTTTCCAAAGAGTTCTAG
- a CDS encoding hypothetical protein (NECATOR_CHRIII.G11295.T2) produces the protein MKGLATIKTDSNLRSIVQAAEPLADCANQHHLRFVCGGGSGCCARAPPPVASCGSGCQQGYQCGTYGCTRRKALSSLTTRIDGVIVGDDNGEQAHTAPLHEKAHVIANVTFERLTNPNFIFHSCCEARGLPDACLHYCHFNTYTADSLERMFRKEDKCPIEAAHEIHYCAAQGVDHTQCCAKNGVGETTAGNKCLALCDQRPNRITALNVSYLPCYDIFENMKRCFFVSIRTKAEGKFGSWRKAPESEALNLSKEF, from the exons atgaaaggcttggctacCATtaagacggattcgaacctccgatcgatcgtgcaagcagcggaacctctagccgactgcgccaatcagcaccacctcagattcgtg TGCGGAGGAGGTTCTGGCTGCTGCGCTCGTGCTCCTCCTCCTGTGGCCAGCTGTGGAAGTGGATGCCAACAAGGCTATCAATGCGGAACGTACGGATGTACAAGAAGAAAAGCTCTCTCGTCACTCACCACTAGAATT GATGGAGTGATTGTCGGCGACGATAATGGTGAACAAGCCCATACGGCACCTCTGCATGAGAAGGCTCACGTGATCGCGAACGTTACCTTTGAAAGACTGACG AATCCCAACTTCATATTCCACTCATGTTGCGAAGCCCGTGGTCTGCCAGACGCCTGTCTTCACTATTGCCATTTCAACACCTACACGGCAGATTCT CTTGAACGGATGTTCCGAAAGGAGGACAAATGCCCTATCGAAGCGGCTCATGAAATTCATTACTGCGCTGCACAAGGAGTCGACCATACTCAG tgCTGCGCCAAGAACGGGGTAGGGGAAACTACAGCTGGAAACAAATGTTTGGCTTTGTGCGACCAGAGACCAAATAG GATCACCGCCCTTAATGTCTCGTATCTCCCTTGCTACGACATTTTCGAGAATATGAagcgttgtttcttcgtttCGATTAG AACGAAGGCAGAGGGAAAGTTCGGAAGTTGGCGGAAAGCTCCTGAGTCCGAAGCATTAAATCTTTCCAAAGAGTTCTAG
- a CDS encoding hypothetical protein (NECATOR_CHRIII.G11293.T3) — MFARKKTKDREKRTTKLRADSTSQNSLHKLEDDRDITDEMVSATQELRSLSSTELTGRVEQVLKDRNIDQKKIDTMLDKMDDERKRLILTQHLKTDVSCTKKAPAMMIDQLLEVLDSDNVLDRKKDIVTLKVILAGEGVRYLSEFARNGNKRSDENGLQLICRLFGVILQQLGACQEDTNESRELLSLLMEVVRCIRTIINTYPGLELVLQRESRVVGRLIEGVCAINKRRAKEGEETEVARVLRAEIVKILASLGMVNQESTKNIKMEMSGAQKMMKELTLLAARNKQPRFKPILDCLRFCRDSDVDHVYRILIIVNLLIHSSDHDLSEEQSWQVRMALRSELMRDGFGKYIPNIVLLSKTDERIREVYSAFTSIQDDDFNELVSRFETLRGEYETLGGCFELLVSTSANTAVEPVLLSILQHFMLIPEDVSIRLSYFRLIENCVSEIVLHKNGVDPDFDSQFRFETPVNEIIDQLQDAEFSRKLEQAVQAKQEAVAKQMQYWQKLDEFRKEATLLRKHIANPNEPIPPATTCTIQQPVDQAIPSTSRLLAVEAGSNSSSLPPITGGPSAPPPPPPPGPRMAPPPPQPPPPGPPPPPPPPPNILRSGTGPPGPPPPPLVSGSLQGPAQPAIPDFLSAKKKRVVDVPMRKFPWTGSAINPRSLDRDCFWATTSEDCLANDSLLEQLKEKFATSKAGAKSNDVPKNAKPAKKVKQAQIVKDEKILQALAILQGSVKLSHKQWRKGLLKIDDSLLSANTLQQLRSALPPLDVIKKLSEVQPSSLDEMPEGEQFLASLASIRALPLRLDLIIFKLRFQEILNDLKPGISSVMEACDEIRRSRGFKTFLELVLLFGNFMGQSSKTYKDTFAFEMNVLTKLMDTKDVDNKFTLLHYMVDSMRKYDAKNSRFTQEDFYHCVAAARVNGEEVEKCVAALRQDVNKLQNSLKTYQKQCDDDAFVEVMSPFLVKAQTELEIIETMHNKMKSDWTKFAKYYAFDLKKYPMEQFFMDMKTFKEQYEGVYRELEMERLRTEKENEDSKAKKRRAASPAKNQPARVGLAASRLQTAIDSPGVLDELDKMMAVGGLAKLLQGPRTPRSMPAGRTKTGRAALQRQRSRGADFLLREALEEDSGKSSSGRAPFSILPPAPEKVRIRRKGAPTIEVALRPSETSPSHKENNGMSPTTEELLARLQQHTTKVVARREQADPGHGVACSKIPSSTRKVWVSNNKPEKRSSDQEYILKLKDLLERGNHSTAQNKHTQHNLRIASFIYKNSPRGEKRQLLQAESVLQRQFEKNRRYMHSTYYTSHALINVFLWQ; from the exons ATGTTtgcgaggaaaaaaacgaaggatcGTGAAAAACGGACGACAAAATTGCGTGCTGATTCAACTTCGCAAAACTCTTTACATAAACTG GAAGATGATCGAGACATCACTGATGAAATGGTTTCAGCTACACAGGAGTTGCGATCGCTGTCATCAACAGAGCTCACTGGGCGAGTTGAGCAGGTGTTG aaagatAGGAACATTGATCAAAAGAAGATCGACACAATGCTGGATAAGATGGACGATGAAAGAAAGCGGTTAATTCTAACTCAACACCTTAAAACTGATGTTAGCTGCACGAAGAAG GCACCAGCAATGATGATTGACCAGCTTCTTGAAGTGTTAGATAGTGACAACGTGTTGGATAGAAAAAAGGACATCGTCACGTTAAAAGTTATTCTCGCAGGGGAAGGTGTTCGCTATTTGTCTGAG TTTGCAAGAAACGGCAACAAACGCAGTGATGAGAATGGCTTGCAACTGATCTGTCGACTATTTGGAGTG ATTTTACAACAATTGGGCGCCTGTCAAGAAGACACAAATGAATCTCGCGAGCTCCTATCGCTACTGATGGAAGTTGTTCGGTGCATCCGCACGATAATTAACACAtat CCTGGATTGGAACTCGTGCTACAACGTGAATCACGGGTCGTTGGGCGCCTCATCGAAGGTGTCTGCGCcataaacaaaagaagagcTAAAGAGGGAGAGGAAACGGAAGTAGCTCGTGTTCTGAGAGCAGAAATTGTGAAGATCTTGGCGTCTTTGGGTATGGTGAACCAAGAATCTACAAAGAATATTAAAATGGAGATGTCAGG TGCTCAGAAAATGATGAAGGAGCTTACCTTGTTAGCCGCAAGAAATAAACAGCCAAGGTTCAAACCAATTTTGGACTGTCTGCGATTCTGTAGAGATTCCGATGTAGATCATGTG TATCGGATTCTCATCATCGTGAATCTGCTCATTCACAGCAGTGATCATGACTTAAGCGAGGAACAATCGTGGCAAGTTCGAATGGCTCTCCGTTCTGAGTTGATGAGAGACGGCTTTGGAAAATACATTCCT AATATTGTTCTGCTGTCGAAGACGGATGAGCGTATTCGCGAGGTGTACAGCgccttcacttcaatccaaGATGATGATTTCAACGAACTAGTTTCTCGCTTCGAAACTTT GCGAGGTGAGTATGAAACACTGGGTGGATGTTTTGAACTTTTGGTTTCAACAAGTGCGAATACAGCAGTTGAGCCGGTTTTGTTAAGCATTTTGCAGCATTTTATGCTCATACCTGAAGATGTTTCAATCAG GCTTTCGTATTTTCGTCTTATTGAAAATTGTGTGAGCGAAATTGTCCTTCACAAAAATGGAGTAGATCCTGACTTCGACTCACAATTTCGCTTCGAGACACCTGTCAATGAGATTATAG ATCAGCTACAAGATGCGGAGTTTTCGCGGAAGCTTGAACAAGCTGTACAAGCCAAGCAGGAGGCAGTAGCCAAACAGATGCAGTATTGGCAAAAACTTGACGAATTCCGCAAAGAAGCAACCCTTCTCAGGAAACAC ATTGCAAATCCTAACGAACCGATTCCACCCGCAACAACCTGCACTATCCAACAGCCAGTTGACCAGGCCATTCCATCGACCAGCCGACTTCTTGCAGTCGAGG CGGGATCAAACTCGAGTAGCTTGCCACCTATCACTGGTGGCCCTTCTGCACCACCTCCCCCTCCTCCACCTGGAC CAAGGATggctcctcctcctcctcaacCTCCTCCTCCGGGAccgccgccaccaccaccaccaccgccaaaCATTCTTCGTAGCGGTACCGGACCACCAGgtccaccaccacctccactTGTCAGCGGGTCACTGCAAGGACCTGCACAACCTGCAATTcctgattttctttctgccaAGAAAAAACGTGTTGTCGATGTGCCTATGCGGAAGTTCCCGTGGACCGGTAGTGCT aTCAATCCTCGAAGTTTGGATCGTGACTGTTTTTGGGCCACTACATCAGAAGATTGCTTGGCTAACGATTCACTTCTTGAGCAATTAAAA GAGAAGTTCGCAACCTCGAAAGCTGGTGCAAAATCCAACGACGTCCCGAAAAATGCCAAACCGGCCAAAAAAGTGAAGCAAGCTCAAATAGTTAAGGACGAGAAAATCCTTCAAGCACTTG CTATTCTTCAAGGCTCGGTCAAGCTTTCCCACAAACAGTGGCGAAAAGGACTGCTAAAA ATTGATGACTCGTTGCTGTCTGCTAATACTCTCCAACAGCTTCGGTCTGCACTTCCACCATTAGATGTGATCAAAAAGCTGTCCGAGGTTCAACCATCTTCGTTGGATGAAATGCCGGAAGGAGAACAA TTCCTTGCCTCGTTAGCATCAATTAGAGCTTTGCCGCTGCGACTCGATCTTATCATATTCAAACTTcgtttccaagaaattttgaaCGATCTGAAACCA GGAATTTCATCGGTGATGGAAGCATGCGATGAAATTCGACGGTCACGGGgtttcaaaacttttctcGAACTGGTTCTTCTTTTCGGGAACTTCATGGGTCAGTCGTCAAAAACTTACAAAGATACGTTTGCTTTCGAGATGAATGTACTTACTAAG CTGATGGATACAAAGGATGTAGATAACAAATTTACCCTTCTCCACTACATGGTTGACTCGATGAGAAAATATGACGCCAAAAATTCTAG ATTCACCCAAGAAGACTTTTACCACTGTGTAGCTGCCGCACGAGTCAACGGTGAGGAAGTGGAGAAATGTGTAGCAGCTCTTCGTCAGGACGTTAACAAG ttGCAAAATAGTTTGAAAACATACCAGAAACAGTGCGATGACGACGCTTTCGTTGAAGTTATGTCGCCTTTCTTAGTGAAGGCTCAGACAGAACTGGAAATTATTGAAACG ATgcataataaaatgaaatctgATTGGACGAAATTCGCTAAGTACTATGCGTTTGATCTCAAGAAATATCCCATGGAGCAATTCTTCATGGATATGAAGACGTTCAAGGAACAGTACGAG GGAGTTTACCGCGAGTTGGAAATGGAGCGCCTCAGGAccgaaaaggaaaatgaggactcgaaagcgaagaaaagaagagccGCATCACCCGCTAAAAATCAACCGGCTCGAGTTGGCCTTGCTGCCAGTCGTCTTCAGACAG CCATCGATTCCCCGGGTGTGTTAGACGAACTCGATAAAATGATGGCAGTGGGCGGATTGGCGAAACTCCTACAGGGACCGAGGACACCCCGCAGCATGCCTGCAGGACGGACTAAAACGG GAAGGGCTGCCTTGCAGCGTCAACGATCGAGAGGAGCAGATTTCCTTCTCCGTGAAGCTCTTGAAGAGGACTCCGGAAAGAGCAGCAGTGGTCGCGCACCGTTTTCTATTTTGCCTCCCGCTCCTGAAAAGGTGCGAATTCGTAGGAAAGGTGCACCTACAATTGAG GTAGCGCTGCGCCCATCTGAAACCTCACCCAGccacaaagaaaacaatggaatGTCGCCAACAACCGAGGAACTGCTGGCGCGGCTTCAACA
- a CDS encoding hypothetical protein (NECATOR_CHRIII.G11294.T1) translates to MLTRVVFLLGLALLAYACKSNGACGCCGCRAKAKARAANHNHLNGDTLDARDDGNIFGLQIWNKTDLNVNRENIARYTNPNFLFHSCCEERRLPPACVQRCHFNTYEKEVLESMFVGTDECPIDFLPEMQFCAAQGMDHRKCCAASGVANTAAGNKCLTFCDQRPDVYTPINYSYAPCYDRFENMKRCFYSEVRMSAEKHFTPMMKKHPRS, encoded by the exons ATGCTTACCCGAGTGGTCTTTCTTCTTGGTCTCGCGTTGCTGGCCTACGCT TGCAAGTCGAACGGTGCTTGTGGTTGCTGTGGATGCAGAGCGAAGGCGAAAGCGCGTGCAGCCAACCATAACCATTTG AACGGTGACACATTGGATGCCCGTGACGATGGCAATATTTTTGGCCTTCAAATCTGGAACAAAACCGATCTGAACGTAAACAGAGAGAACATAGCAAGATACACA AATCCGAACTTCTTGTTCCACAGCTGTTGCGAAGAAAGACGTCTGCCACCGGCGTGTGTACAACGATGTCACTTCAACACTTACGAAAAGGAAGTG CTGGAGTCGATGTTTGTTGGCACGGATGAATGCCCAATCGATTTCCTCCCTGAAATGCAGTTCTGTGCTGCACAGGGTATGGATCATCGCAAG TGTTGTGCCGCCTCCGGTGTCGCTAACACTGCCGCCGGCAACAAATGCTTGACCTTCTGCGACCAGAGGCCCGACGTCTACACTCCCATCAACTATAGCTACGCTCCATGTTACGATAG GTTTGAAAACATGAAGCGATGTTTCTATAGCGAAGTGAGGATGTCAGCGGAGAAGCATTTCACGCCGATGATGAAGAAGCACCCGAGGTCTTGA